Proteins encoded in a region of the Acidobacteriota bacterium genome:
- a CDS encoding mechanosensitive ion channel, with protein sequence MTDVHGAEHLLSVLALGVVAVLSILLIRNRVIRKRMLFTVLVLVAVTAVHVATEYRLFRMSAQTAARLLTAEKLLLALAVINGAVTLAFNPWFADRVRDRAPAIVQDALVIGLFLFAGMVFYQEDAKAFTASAIAAAVLGFALQETLGNAFAGLAIQTEKPFRVGHWVSVAGFEGRVAEVTWRATKIWTKAGNLVILPNNVVAREAINNYTEPAAPTRLFVEVGAAYATPPNEVREALFAAIARAPHVLAAPKPDVLTYDFAASAITYRVRFWIDDYSLDEVSKDGVRRAIYYEFARRGIEIPFPIQIEYSRQETTEAAASRIERFVGLIARVPVFSSLPIEGCRALAAGSIERLFGAGEVIVAEGAPGSSMFVVCKGRVSVTIEKGHEVARIAEGGYFGEMSLLTGEPRTATVSAAGDCSVLEISGAVFRDYVTAHPEVIDLLASPAAERRRELDQSRAAVAAIVTTSKHSLRDRMRKFFGLV encoded by the coding sequence GCGTCCTCGCGCTGGGCGTGGTGGCGGTGCTCTCGATCCTGCTCATCCGCAACCGGGTCATCCGGAAGCGGATGCTGTTCACGGTGCTCGTGCTCGTCGCCGTCACGGCCGTGCACGTCGCCACCGAGTATCGGCTCTTCCGGATGTCGGCTCAGACGGCCGCGCGCCTGCTGACGGCCGAGAAGCTGCTGCTGGCGCTGGCCGTCATCAACGGTGCCGTCACGCTCGCCTTCAATCCCTGGTTCGCGGATCGCGTCCGCGATCGCGCGCCCGCCATCGTCCAGGACGCGCTCGTGATCGGGCTCTTCCTGTTCGCCGGGATGGTCTTCTACCAGGAGGATGCGAAGGCCTTCACGGCGTCGGCGATCGCGGCGGCAGTGCTCGGGTTCGCGCTGCAGGAGACGCTGGGCAACGCGTTCGCGGGCTTGGCGATTCAGACCGAGAAGCCGTTCAGGGTCGGCCACTGGGTGTCGGTCGCGGGATTCGAGGGGCGCGTCGCCGAGGTCACGTGGCGCGCGACCAAGATCTGGACGAAGGCCGGCAACCTCGTGATCCTGCCGAACAACGTCGTGGCGCGCGAAGCGATCAACAACTACACGGAGCCGGCCGCTCCCACGCGGCTGTTCGTCGAAGTCGGCGCGGCCTACGCGACGCCGCCGAACGAGGTGCGGGAAGCGCTCTTCGCGGCCATCGCGCGGGCGCCTCACGTGCTGGCCGCGCCGAAGCCCGACGTGCTGACGTACGACTTCGCCGCCTCCGCGATCACCTATCGCGTGCGCTTCTGGATCGACGACTACTCGCTCGACGAGGTCTCGAAGGATGGCGTCAGGCGCGCGATCTACTACGAGTTCGCCCGCCGCGGCATCGAGATCCCGTTCCCCATCCAGATCGAGTACTCGCGGCAGGAGACGACCGAAGCCGCCGCGAGCCGTATCGAGCGCTTCGTCGGGCTGATCGCTCGAGTGCCCGTGTTCTCGTCGCTGCCGATCGAGGGATGCCGCGCGCTGGCTGCGGGATCGATCGAGCGGCTGTTCGGTGCCGGCGAGGTGATCGTCGCCGAAGGCGCGCCCGGCTCGTCGATGTTCGTCGTGTGCAAGGGGCGCGTGTCGGTCACGATCGAGAAAGGACACGAGGTCGCGCGGATTGCCGAGGGGGGTTACTTCGGCGAGATGTCGCTGCTCACCGGTGAGCCGCGCACCGCGACCGTGTCGGCCGCCGGCGACTGCAGCGTGCTCGAGATCAGCGGCGCCGTGTTCAGAGACTACGTGACGGCGCATCCCGAGGTGATCGACCTGCTCGCCAGCCCGGCCGCCGAACGGCGTCGTGAGCTCGATCAGTCACGCGCCGCGGTCGCCGCCATCGTGACGACCTCGAAGCACTCCCTCAGAGACCGCATGCGGAAGTTCTTCGGGCTCGTGTAG